Proteins from a genomic interval of Methanofastidiosum sp.:
- a CDS encoding chromate transporter — MISIVSKNRELLSIFYTFLKISGLTIGGGYAMVPAIERNLINKKLITEKEFFNILSIAQSMPGPIAFNLSILLGKKLRGFWGAVFASFGVIIPPFFGIIIVASLIQANSGSVYVAKFLNGCYIATVGLTSYVLYKIMKNINYNKITIPLFLFGVLFIILNKNLTFFVFLFLVFINYFYEKGGIDC; from the coding sequence ATGATAAGTATAGTCTCAAAGAACAGAGAATTATTGTCTATTTTTTATACTTTTCTTAAGATATCGGGACTTACCATTGGAGGGGGATACGCAATGGTACCAGCTATTGAGAGAAACCTGATTAATAAAAAACTAATAACTGAAAAAGAGTTTTTTAATATACTTTCAATCGCACAGTCTATGCCCGGTCCAATAGCATTCAATTTATCAATACTATTGGGTAAAAAACTAAGGGGGTTTTGGGGTGCAGTATTTGCATCATTTGGGGTTATCATTCCTCCATTTTTTGGAATAATAATAGTTGCTAGTTTAATACAAGCCAATTCTGGCAGTGTTTATGTGGCCAAATTTTTGAATGGGTGTTATATAGCAACTGTTGGATTGACTTCATACGTGCTTTATAAAATAATGAAAAATATCAATTATAACAAAATTACTATCCCTCTTTTTTTATTTGGTGTATTGTTTATTATTCTAAATAAAAACTTGACATTTTTTGTATTTCTTTTTTTAGTTTTTATTAATTATTTTTATGAAAAGGGAGGGATTGATTGCTAA
- a CDS encoding chromate transporter, with product MLNILFIFFYIGSISFGGGWAVVGLIKDIMIGQNYLNFPEFKEILTAAQLTPGPIAVNMATYVGYKYYGFIGAILTTFFLLLPPIIIMASYLTLKKSIKLKKEYFINSLALGTAVLVFITLYSLGVQFILNLDIKAVILALAIFILLVKTRIDPIFFIIGSGFIAILVL from the coding sequence TTGCTAAACATTCTATTTATTTTCTTCTACATTGGTTCAATATCTTTCGGGGGTGGGTGGGCTGTTGTTGGATTGATTAAGGATATAATGATTGGCCAAAATTATTTAAATTTTCCAGAATTTAAAGAAATTTTAACTGCGGCACAATTAACACCGGGGCCAATCGCAGTCAATATGGCAACTTATGTTGGATATAAATACTATGGTTTTATCGGAGCTATATTAACCACATTTTTTTTGCTTTTACCCCCGATAATAATCATGGCTAGTTACTTAACGTTAAAGAAATCAATAAAATTAAAAAAAGAATATTTTATTAATTCTCTAGCTCTTGGAACCGCGGTACTTGTTTTTATAACATTATATTCCTTAGGAGTTCAATTTATATTAAATCTTGATATAAAGGCGGTAATACTAGCATTAGCAATATTTATTTTACTTGTTAAAACTAGAATAGACCCAATCTTTTTTATAATTGGATCAGGATTCATAGCAATTTTAGTGTTGTGA
- the mcrA gene encoding coenzyme-B sulfoethylthiotransferase subunit alpha translates to MVYKDEKHNFMQAMKKKFEEAPDKKNTKYYVYGGYKQNKRKVEFHDAGLQIAKERGIPGYNPSVGMPQGQRVLMPYQLSHTDTIANMDDLHFVNNAAMQQAWDDMRRTILVGLDSPHNILEKRLGKEVTPETINHYLEVVNHAMPGAAVIQEHMVETDPRLVKDSYVKVYSGNDELIDEIDSRFVIDINKEFPAAQAAQLKKAIGKSMWQVVRIPTVVGRVCDGGTVSRWSAMQIGMAFIGAYNLCAGEAATGDFAYAAKHGSVIQMSDMMPARRARGPNEPGGLMYGIVSDCAQSMAKYPDDPARHSLEAIALAALIYDQIYLGSYMSGGVGFTQYATAAYTDNILEDFVYWGMEHVKDKFGDLAKQKPSVKLINDIGTDVAMYCLEQYELYPAVMETHFGGSQRATCISAAAGTSVSMATGNAQAGLSAWYLACNIHKEQMGRFGFYGYDLQDQIGASNTFSYRSDEGLPFELRGGNYPSYAMNVGHQSAYTGIVAAAHSARGDAWALSPHIKVAFADRSLPFDFANITKEFGKGAMREFVPAGERDLIIP, encoded by the coding sequence ATGGTATATAAAGATGAAAAACATAACTTTATGCAGGCAATGAAAAAGAAATTCGAAGAAGCTCCTGACAAGAAAAATACAAAGTACTACGTATACGGTGGGTACAAGCAGAACAAGAGGAAAGTAGAATTTCATGATGCAGGTCTGCAGATTGCAAAAGAAAGAGGAATACCTGGGTACAATCCATCAGTAGGTATGCCACAAGGTCAGAGAGTATTAATGCCTTACCAGCTTTCACATACAGACACTATTGCTAACATGGATGACCTTCACTTCGTAAACAACGCCGCTATGCAACAGGCATGGGACGATATGAGAAGGACTATCCTCGTAGGACTTGACTCACCACACAACATTCTTGAAAAGAGACTTGGTAAAGAAGTCACACCAGAAACAATTAACCACTATCTTGAAGTAGTAAATCACGCAATGCCTGGTGCAGCCGTCATTCAGGAACACATGGTTGAAACTGACCCAAGATTAGTAAAAGACTCATACGTAAAAGTATACTCTGGAAATGATGAATTAATTGATGAAATTGATTCAAGATTCGTTATAGACATAAACAAAGAATTCCCTGCAGCCCAAGCAGCCCAACTTAAGAAGGCTATTGGAAAATCAATGTGGCAGGTAGTTAGAATTCCAACAGTAGTTGGAAGAGTTTGTGACGGAGGAACAGTTTCCAGATGGAGCGCAATGCAGATCGGTATGGCATTCATTGGTGCATACAATCTATGTGCCGGAGAAGCCGCAACTGGAGATTTCGCATACGCTGCAAAGCACGGTTCAGTCATACAGATGTCTGACATGATGCCAGCAAGAAGAGCAAGAGGTCCAAATGAGCCTGGTGGACTTATGTACGGAATTGTTTCAGACTGTGCACAGTCAATGGCCAAGTACCCAGATGACCCAGCAAGACACTCACTTGAGGCAATTGCACTTGCCGCTTTAATTTACGACCAGATATACCTTGGATCATACATGTCTGGTGGTGTCGGGTTTACACAGTATGCAACAGCCGCATACACCGATAACATCCTTGAAGACTTTGTATACTGGGGAATGGAACACGTAAAGGATAAGTTTGGCGATCTCGCAAAGCAGAAACCAAGTGTAAAACTCATAAACGACATCGGAACAGACGTTGCTATGTACTGTTTAGAGCAGTATGAACTTTACCCAGCAGTTATGGAGACACACTTCGGTGGATCACAGAGAGCTACATGTATCTCTGCAGCAGCCGGAACAAGTGTATCTATGGCAACAGGTAACGCTCAAGCTGGACTTTCAGCATGGTACCTTGCATGTAACATACACAAGGAGCAGATGGGAAGATTCGGATTCTACGGATACGACCTTCAAGATCAGATTGGTGCTTCAAACACCTTCTCATACAGATCTGATGAAGGTTTACCATTCGAGCTTAGGGGAGGTAACTACCCAAGCTACGCAATGAACGTAGGACACCAGAGTGCATACACTGGTATCGTTGCAGCAGCTCACTCCGCAAGAGGAGACGCATGGGCACTGTCACCACACATAAAGGTCGCATTCGCCGACAGGTCACTACCTTTCGACTTCGCAAACATTACAAAGGAGTTCGGAAAGGGTGCCATGAGGGAGTTCGTCCCTGCCGGAGAAAGAGACCTTATTATACCATAA
- the atwA gene encoding methyl coenzyme M reductase system, component A2, which translates to MGIKLSEYLLEVENVSIVFDNKKILDNVSFKVKEGESLGLLGKSGSGKSVLINILRGTKEYRPTEGKIFYNVSYCPKCMKVDFPSKKDTPCTKCNEKMILKKVDFWEDTAFFNPIRKRTAIMLQRTFSLYGEKTVMENMQDAFAGSEIPKNMIIPKIIELLQKVNMIQRMTHIARDLSGGEKQRIVLARQLAINPMLLLADEPTGTLDPLTANTVHNVLLDAVKQGMSLIVTSHWPEAIELLAQKAVWLDNGKVIQDGNSKEVVKAFMEKLLPEEKVRFPGIGSGIIELWDVKKYYYSISRGVVKAVDGVTFAVNEKEIFGLVGKSGTGKTTVSRMIAGITPFTEGELNIRIGDEWIDMKEPGFLGKGKAMLYMGVLHQEYTLYPDKNVLQNLTDAIGIKLPKELGKMKVISVLEGVGFEDQKELDEILNKMPDALSVGEKHRIALAQVLIKEPRIVILDEPTGTMDPFTRKIVAKSIRKAREVLGETFLIVTHDSDFIVDVCDRACFMKDGKVVFIGEPEDIKERMISAKDPENE; encoded by the coding sequence ATGGGGATTAAATTGAGCGAATATCTTTTGGAAGTTGAAAATGTATCAATTGTTTTTGATAATAAGAAGATTCTTGATAACGTATCCTTCAAAGTAAAAGAAGGGGAATCGTTAGGACTATTGGGAAAGAGTGGCAGCGGTAAATCTGTTCTTATCAATATATTGAGGGGAACTAAAGAATACAGGCCAACAGAAGGTAAGATTTTCTACAATGTTTCTTATTGCCCCAAATGTATGAAGGTGGACTTTCCAAGTAAAAAAGACACCCCATGCACGAAATGCAATGAAAAAATGATTCTAAAAAAAGTAGATTTCTGGGAAGATACGGCTTTTTTTAATCCTATAAGAAAAAGAACTGCAATTATGTTACAACGTACATTTTCACTTTATGGTGAAAAAACAGTTATGGAAAATATGCAGGATGCTTTCGCTGGGTCTGAAATACCAAAAAATATGATTATACCTAAGATTATAGAACTTTTACAAAAGGTGAATATGATCCAAAGGATGACCCATATTGCAAGAGACCTATCTGGGGGAGAGAAACAAAGAATTGTTCTTGCAAGGCAACTTGCTATTAATCCTATGCTGCTTCTAGCAGATGAACCAACAGGAACTTTGGATCCTTTGACTGCAAACACAGTCCATAATGTATTATTAGATGCAGTAAAACAAGGAATGTCCTTAATAGTTACATCTCACTGGCCAGAAGCCATTGAATTATTGGCCCAAAAAGCGGTATGGCTTGATAATGGAAAAGTAATCCAAGATGGAAATTCGAAAGAAGTAGTTAAGGCTTTTATGGAAAAGCTATTACCTGAAGAAAAGGTAAGATTTCCAGGAATTGGCAGCGGCATAATTGAGTTATGGGATGTAAAAAAGTATTACTACTCCATATCCCGTGGAGTTGTTAAGGCTGTTGATGGGGTTACTTTTGCAGTTAATGAAAAAGAGATTTTTGGTCTTGTAGGCAAGAGTGGAACTGGTAAGACTACAGTTTCTAGAATGATTGCAGGCATTACACCATTTACTGAAGGTGAACTAAACATCAGGATTGGCGATGAATGGATAGACATGAAAGAGCCTGGATTTCTAGGCAAAGGAAAGGCGATGCTTTACATGGGCGTTCTTCACCAAGAGTACACGCTATACCCAGACAAAAATGTATTGCAAAATCTTACTGATGCCATAGGGATTAAACTTCCCAAAGAATTAGGAAAAATGAAGGTTATTTCTGTTCTAGAAGGAGTGGGATTTGAAGACCAAAAGGAATTGGATGAAATCTTAAATAAAATGCCCGATGCATTGTCTGTTGGTGAAAAACACAGAATTGCACTGGCCCAAGTATTGATCAAAGAACCAAGAATAGTGATTCTTGATGAGCCCACCGGTACCATGGATCCATTCACAAGAAAAATAGTTGCAAAATCAATTAGAAAAGCAAGGGAAGTTCTAGGTGAAACGTTTTTAATAGTCACTCATGACTCAGATTTTATCGTAGATGTATGTGATAGGGCATGTTTCATGAAAGACGGAAAAGTAGTCTTCATAGGTGAGCCTGAGGACATAAAAGAAAGGATGATCTCAGCCAAAGACCCTGAGAATGAATAA
- a CDS encoding N-6 DNA methylase: protein MNLLFFLSGSSTLFAKEEVISLLNSYGIKYQIIFSEGQFLIIKTSSVIIDFIFRLGLTHFVLDIISDLVIDDKIDKSLSEIQWDSQLNFDRTFKVRVKNKEKKEYNNIELLIAKSISKYFENNIKADLTNPMDEIIGLTFKNKLYIGKKIFERNKKDFNKRKPQLRPFFSPTSIDPRIARAMINISQAQKEILDPFAGTGGILIEAGLIGLDTYGLDIEEKSAIGTKTNLLNYGIKNFDIRSGDARKISEIFERNFESIVTDAPYGRSTKIDKDKEKMYTDCFLSILESFKKRCVIGLDREYPFDEIGFRIESIYSFRVHKSLTRYLHVLSR, encoded by the coding sequence ATGAATCTTTTATTTTTTCTTTCAGGGAGTAGTACCCTATTTGCCAAAGAGGAAGTCATTTCTTTGCTGAATTCTTATGGAATAAAATATCAAATAATCTTTAGTGAAGGGCAATTTCTAATAATTAAAACTAGTAGTGTTATAATTGATTTTATTTTCCGATTAGGTCTGACCCATTTTGTATTGGATATTATTTCTGATTTAGTTATCGATGACAAAATAGATAAATCTCTTTCAGAAATCCAATGGGATTCTCAACTTAACTTTGATAGAACTTTTAAAGTAAGAGTTAAGAATAAAGAGAAAAAAGAATATAATAATATTGAACTTCTCATTGCAAAGTCTATATCAAAATATTTTGAAAATAATATAAAAGCAGATTTAACAAATCCGATGGATGAAATAATCGGATTGACTTTTAAAAATAAATTATATATTGGGAAAAAAATCTTTGAAAGAAATAAGAAGGATTTCAACAAAAGAAAACCACAATTAAGGCCATTTTTTTCACCTACTTCAATAGACCCGCGTATTGCAAGAGCAATGATTAATATTTCACAAGCTCAAAAAGAGATCTTAGACCCTTTTGCAGGAACAGGAGGTATTCTAATTGAAGCAGGCCTTATAGGACTCGATACGTATGGCCTTGATATTGAGGAAAAAAGCGCGATAGGAACAAAAACGAATCTTTTAAATTATGGGATAAAAAACTTTGACATTAGATCAGGAGACGCAAGGAAAATATCTGAGATATTTGAAAGGAACTTTGAATCTATAGTTACTGATGCGCCATACGGCCGTTCCACTAAAATAGACAAGGATAAAGAGAAGATGTACACGGATTGTTTTTTGTCGATACTAGAATCTTTCAAAAAACGATGTGTGATTGGATTAGATAGAGAATATCCATTTGATGAAATAGGATTTCGCATTGAGAGCATCTATAGCTTTAGAGTTCACAAAAGCCTTACTAGATATCTTCATGTTCTGTCAAGATGA
- a CDS encoding MFS transporter, translating into MKIVEINRGRRGESMKKEKENKKELHVFSLASFLNDLGSDMIYPIWPLFVTVFLGADVVVLGIIDGIGDALVSFSSAFSGFLSDKFRKRKIFVWTGYVSSGVARFGYAISPTWLYLIPFKALDRAGKIRGAPRDAMIAELSSKGNRGANFGFLRAMDNFGAIVGITLSIILLKYLGFRNLILMASIPSFFSVLIIYLFIKEKKFEVQKRAFSINLFDKNFRFFVFVNGLFALGAFSYSFFLLYVKDIGFSIYTVPVFYLIFTVSSTIFSYPFGRMADRIGRKKVLMISYLSFALVCGSMIFTRNFIGLVLIFCIYGIYKSAIDVSQKTLASEICPLDYRATSLGSFQLITGLMAFPASFIAGILWKVLGMNYPLYFSLVLSLISFLLINLVKEQKIC; encoded by the coding sequence ATGAAGATTGTTGAAATAAATAGAGGTCGTAGAGGCGAATCAATGAAAAAAGAAAAAGAGAATAAAAAAGAGTTGCATGTTTTCTCATTAGCTTCTTTCTTAAACGATTTAGGCTCTGACATGATTTATCCAATATGGCCTTTGTTTGTCACCGTTTTTCTAGGTGCCGATGTGGTGGTATTAGGGATAATAGACGGCATAGGGGACGCTTTAGTTTCATTTTCTAGTGCATTTTCTGGTTTTCTATCTGACAAGTTCAGAAAAAGAAAAATATTTGTCTGGACGGGATACGTATCTTCTGGGGTGGCTAGATTCGGCTACGCAATTTCTCCAACTTGGTTATATCTTATTCCTTTCAAAGCTTTGGATCGAGCTGGTAAGATCAGAGGTGCACCAAGAGATGCAATGATTGCCGAATTATCCTCCAAGGGTAACAGGGGCGCAAACTTTGGATTTCTCCGAGCAATGGACAACTTTGGTGCAATTGTCGGAATTACTTTATCTATAATATTATTAAAATATCTCGGATTTAGGAATTTAATTCTTATGGCTTCTATTCCCTCATTTTTTTCTGTTTTAATAATTTATCTTTTTATTAAAGAAAAAAAATTTGAAGTTCAGAAAAGAGCTTTTTCAATAAATCTCTTTGATAAAAACTTTAGGTTCTTCGTATTTGTAAATGGATTATTCGCATTAGGGGCTTTCAGCTACTCCTTCTTTCTGTTATATGTCAAAGATATTGGATTTTCAATATACACAGTCCCTGTTTTCTATTTGATTTTTACAGTCTCAAGCACGATTTTTTCATATCCATTTGGGAGAATGGCAGATAGAATTGGGAGAAAAAAAGTGTTGATGATTTCTTATCTATCTTTTGCACTTGTCTGCGGTAGTATGATCTTTACAAGAAATTTTATAGGGCTTGTGTTGATATTCTGTATTTATGGCATCTACAAATCAGCTATTGATGTATCTCAAAAAACATTAGCCTCTGAAATATGTCCTTTGGACTATAGGGCCACTTCTTTGGGATCTTTTCAACTCATTACTGGACTAATGGCTTTTCCTGCTTCTTTTATAGCAGGTATTTTGTGGAAAGTCTTGGGCATGAATTATCCTCTATATTTTTCATTAGTTTTATCCTTGATTTCTTTTCTATTAATTAATCTTGTAAAAGAACAAAAGATATGTTAA
- the mcrB gene encoding coenzyme-B sulfoethylthiotransferase subunit beta produces the protein MPKYSDKIDLYSDRGKLIESGVPLEALSPLKNEAIQSIVSKIVRTIAVDLKGTQSALATGALGGKGQFIMGREMKLDVVGKAPEIKKRVEEILKVDTKDDTLVTLLGNNERMLVQIPTKRMFCEYTVGMTATASAVTQAIIDVFDVSIFDANVIKAAIWGSYPQTLDLKGAKIQAMLEVPQKNEGLGYSLRNIMVNHIVATTKKNAMNSAALASILEQTAMFEMGDAVGPFERLHLLGLAYQGMNANNITYELVKANGKKGTIGSVVESLVGKAIEDKVIAVDKTLPSGYKVYKAKDIPLWNAYAASGMLASVMVNCGAMRAGQGIPSTVLYYNDLVEHETGLPGVDFGRAQGTTVGMSFFSHSIYGGGGPGIFNGNHIVTRHSKGFVIPCIAAAMALDAGTQMFSPEATSGLIKEVFSTVPEFAEPMKYVNQAAVKIKGGI, from the coding sequence ATGCCAAAATATAGCGATAAAATAGATTTGTATTCTGACAGGGGTAAACTCATTGAGAGTGGAGTCCCGTTGGAAGCTCTCAGTCCTCTAAAAAACGAGGCCATTCAGAGCATAGTTTCCAAAATTGTCAGGACAATTGCTGTCGATCTCAAAGGCACCCAGTCAGCACTTGCCACAGGAGCACTTGGTGGTAAAGGCCAATTTATAATGGGAAGAGAAATGAAACTCGATGTTGTTGGGAAAGCCCCAGAGATTAAGAAGAGAGTAGAAGAAATTCTTAAAGTTGATACAAAAGACGATACTTTAGTAACGCTTTTAGGAAACAATGAGCGAATGCTTGTTCAAATACCAACAAAGAGAATGTTTTGTGAATACACAGTTGGTATGACTGCAACAGCATCAGCCGTAACACAAGCAATTATAGATGTGTTCGACGTTAGCATATTTGATGCAAACGTTATAAAGGCCGCAATATGGGGATCCTACCCACAGACCCTTGATCTTAAAGGCGCAAAGATTCAGGCTATGCTTGAAGTTCCTCAGAAGAACGAAGGTCTTGGATATTCCCTAAGAAACATTATGGTTAATCACATTGTTGCTACAACAAAGAAAAATGCAATGAACTCAGCTGCACTTGCCTCAATCCTTGAGCAGACTGCAATGTTTGAAATGGGAGACGCTGTAGGTCCATTTGAGAGACTACACCTCTTAGGACTTGCATACCAAGGAATGAACGCAAACAATATTACATATGAGTTAGTTAAAGCAAATGGAAAGAAAGGAACAATAGGATCAGTTGTTGAATCCTTAGTTGGAAAAGCAATTGAAGATAAGGTTATAGCAGTAGACAAGACATTACCATCTGGATACAAGGTATACAAAGCTAAAGATATTCCATTGTGGAATGCATATGCCGCATCAGGAATGCTCGCATCAGTAATGGTAAACTGTGGTGCAATGAGAGCAGGTCAAGGAATACCTTCAACAGTCTTATACTACAACGACTTAGTTGAGCACGAAACAGGTCTACCTGGTGTAGACTTCGGAAGGGCTCAGGGTACAACTGTAGGTATGTCATTCTTCTCCCACTCTATTTATGGTGGTGGAGGACCTGGTATATTCAACGGAAACCACATCGTTACAAGACACTCAAAAGGATTCGTTATTCCATGTATCGCTGCCGCAATGGCATTAGATGCAGGAACACAGATGTTCTCACCAGAAGCGACATCCGGATTAATTAAAGAAGTTTTCTCCACAGTACCTGAGTTTGCAGAACCAATGAAGTATGTAAACCAAGCTGCTGTTAAAATCAAAGGAGGTATTTAG
- a CDS encoding P-loop NTPase — protein MESNLKEHLKVQKMNIDERMSKIGKKIAVGSGKGGVGKSVVTSLIASYLAKQGKTVGILDLDITGPSIPMMFGIDEKPIGGSSGIIPVVSKSGIKIMSMSLFLPNNEDAVIWRGLRISGAVSQFLADVLWEDIDYLLFDLPPGTSDVQLTLMQSIKLDGFVVVTSPQILASTIVKKAVSMAEELNVKVLGVVENMAYASCPTCGKKIDLFGNGENSKMGIPEIGSIPVDPEISRLCDDGKIENYQIDLDKIYQIIENI, from the coding sequence ATGGAATCAAATCTCAAAGAGCACTTGAAAGTTCAAAAAATGAATATTGATGAAAGAATGTCAAAAATAGGAAAAAAAATTGCAGTTGGAAGTGGTAAAGGGGGAGTGGGGAAATCCGTTGTAACTTCTCTTATTGCTTCTTACCTTGCAAAACAAGGAAAAACAGTAGGTATACTAGATCTCGATATAACTGGTCCAAGTATACCCATGATGTTTGGAATAGATGAAAAACCAATTGGAGGCAGTTCTGGAATAATACCTGTTGTTTCTAAAAGTGGCATTAAGATTATGTCAATGAGTCTTTTTCTACCAAATAACGAAGACGCCGTTATTTGGAGAGGATTAAGAATAAGTGGAGCTGTATCACAATTTCTTGCAGATGTTTTATGGGAAGATATCGATTATTTGTTATTTGATTTACCCCCTGGAACTAGTGATGTTCAACTTACCTTAATGCAAAGTATTAAACTTGATGGATTTGTAGTTGTAACCTCTCCTCAAATTTTAGCTTCAACAATAGTGAAAAAAGCAGTTTCCATGGCAGAAGAGTTGAATGTTAAAGTATTGGGCGTAGTTGAAAATATGGCATATGCATCATGCCCCACATGTGGAAAAAAAATTGATCTATTCGGAAATGGGGAAAACTCTAAGATGGGAATTCCAGAAATAGGCAGTATACCAGTAGATCCCGAGATATCTAGACTATGTGATGATGGTAAAATCGAGAATTATCAAATAGATCTTGATAAAATCTATCAGATTATAGAGAATATTTAA
- the pcn gene encoding proliferating cell nuclear antigen (pcna), translated as MSRFVSQNISNIKPVIESISELTGECLFTINKNGIYIEGTDPSLISKVEFLMPAKSFDKFEIDAEESVGVNIDSFAKICRRAYQNELMSIDINSKAGKVELILESDFKRNFEFTLLSTTNFSIPQLNPKYSTFIEIDSKIFRDIIKDMAVIGGTILFSIHKNNISISSEDYTSKALAEISSESKSIKKFEAKTIQRSKYNLNYILSFLSAFAVSDYLKISVGGSKLPLKLEYQIGEEGRFTLYLAPMEI; from the coding sequence ATGTCTCGCTTTGTATCACAGAATATCTCAAATATTAAACCAGTAATCGAATCGATATCTGAGCTGACTGGCGAATGCTTGTTCACAATAAACAAAAATGGTATATATATTGAAGGGACGGATCCTTCTCTTATATCTAAAGTAGAATTTTTAATGCCCGCTAAATCTTTTGATAAATTTGAAATAGATGCTGAAGAATCAGTCGGGGTTAATATAGATTCTTTCGCGAAGATATGTAGAAGGGCTTATCAAAACGAATTAATGAGTATTGATATAAATTCTAAAGCGGGTAAAGTAGAGCTTATTCTAGAAAGTGATTTTAAAAGAAATTTTGAATTTACTTTACTTTCAACTACTAATTTCAGTATCCCTCAATTAAATCCTAAATATTCAACTTTTATTGAAATTGATAGTAAAATATTTAGAGACATTATCAAAGATATGGCCGTTATAGGGGGAACAATTCTTTTTTCAATCCATAAAAATAATATTTCTATTTCCTCTGAAGATTATACTTCTAAGGCATTGGCTGAAATCTCTTCAGAATCAAAATCTATAAAAAAATTTGAAGCTAAAACTATTCAACGTTCAAAATACAATCTTAACTATATCCTAAGTTTCTTAAGTGCGTTTGCCGTTTCAGATTATCTTAAAATATCTGTTGGGGGATCAAAACTTCCCTTGAAACTTGAATACCAAATAGGTGAAGAAGGCCGATTTACACTATACCTTGCTCCAATGGAGATATAG
- a CDS encoding methyl-coenzyme M reductase operon protein D has translation MKIRPEIQIFPFKLISKETADKITDELTRFDFVTNVSVHGPSVNSNENENYMVGWIWIEIEDNNEDVQKIIKDVCDEFLPFGYNIEVGRFTKYKKGVSDYIKGLN, from the coding sequence TTGAAAATTAGGCCCGAGATACAGATATTTCCTTTCAAATTGATATCAAAAGAAACTGCGGACAAGATCACTGACGAGCTCACTAGGTTTGACTTTGTCACAAACGTTTCAGTCCATGGACCTTCTGTTAATTCAAATGAAAATGAGAATTATATGGTTGGATGGATATGGATTGAAATAGAGGACAACAATGAAGACGTCCAGAAGATTATAAAAGATGTTTGTGATGAATTTCTGCCTTTTGGATATAATATTGAAGTAGGCCGATTTACAAAATATAAAAAAGGAGTATCTGACTACATAAAGGGTCTAAATTAG
- the mcrG gene encoding coenzyme-B sulfoethylthiotransferase subunit gamma — MAYKAQFHPGKSDPSKNRKKYMDPTYKLQKIRSVSDEDVVRVLGHRQPGEDYKSVHPPLEEMGEPECPIRELVEPTPGAKAGDRIRYVQFTDSVYFAPISPYQRSWMYSYRYRGMDSGTLSGRHVVEARERDVEAIAKELIESETFDAARTGIRGRTVHGHALRLDENGIMFDAMQRYVFDKSTGEVKYVKDMVGEPVPAPISVGKPLSEDELKKRTTIYRADGVTIKDDAEVLQMVQNVHWERSFGGFEPFKEAKF, encoded by the coding sequence ATGGCATATAAAGCACAATTTCACCCTGGAAAATCAGATCCATCAAAAAACAGAAAAAAATATATGGATCCTACATACAAACTCCAAAAGATAAGATCAGTATCCGATGAGGATGTTGTAAGAGTTCTTGGCCACAGACAGCCTGGAGAGGACTACAAGAGTGTTCACCCACCATTAGAAGAAATGGGAGAACCAGAATGCCCTATAAGGGAACTTGTAGAACCAACACCCGGTGCTAAGGCTGGAGACAGAATTAGATACGTTCAGTTTACTGACTCCGTTTACTTTGCCCCAATATCTCCTTATCAGAGATCTTGGATGTACTCATACAGGTACAGAGGTATGGATAGCGGAACACTTTCTGGAAGACATGTAGTAGAAGCAAGAGAAAGAGATGTTGAAGCAATTGCTAAAGAGCTTATTGAGTCCGAAACATTTGATGCTGCCAGAACAGGAATTAGAGGAAGAACAGTCCACGGACATGCTCTAAGACTTGATGAAAATGGTATCATGTTTGATGCAATGCAGAGATATGTATTTGACAAGAGCACAGGAGAAGTAAAGTACGTAAAGGATATGGTTGGAGAACCAGTACCAGCCCCAATATCTGTTGGTAAGCCACTATCTGAAGATGAACTTAAGAAAAGAACAACAATCTACAGAGCAGATGGTGTTACAATAAAGGACGATGCAGAAGTTCTTCAAATGGTACAGAATGTTCACTGGGAGAGATCCTTCGGTGGATTCGAGCCATTTAAGGAGGCCAAGTTTTAA